The Gavia stellata isolate bGavSte3 chromosome 1, bGavSte3.hap2, whole genome shotgun sequence DNA segment GTTACCTATATGTTGGTCCTTGCCCATACCTTGAACcaattttgttatttattaaaacTGGTCACTTCAAACCACCAAAAATTTAAGGGACGTGGATTGTAAACATCCATTTACCATTATTACCATCACAACAGATCTGCAAGTAATGTAACAACTCCACTGGAGTTATGAAAACTGAGACTATCAAATTGCATTCAGTGTGAACACAGGGTGAGGAATACCAAACAATATGATATGATATCTCGTGACTCTTAAAAACAGGGTGATagtcttcttcctcccttcaaTATTGAACGCATATTAATTTTCGCATACGAGATGTAAGCAAATGAAGTGTCTCTCCAAAACAGATAACAGGCtgatgaaacaaagcaaatgagCTTTCATTAGAAGTACAAGATGAAAACCAAGCACATTAAAGCACAGAGTCTGGTAGAGTGACAGGAGGCTACTACACTCTGCTATGTAAAGAGAGGACAGAGAAAGGGCATCCGAAGCACAACATTATGAAACAGGAAGGAAGATggcaaggaaagagaagggaggaagTCTGTGCTAACAATGCGTCTATCTGACATATTAGCATAAGACATGATAAAATAAACACCGTGTTTTCTAGATTCACATAACATGTTAATCTCTCCTGCAGCAGGTTCCTTCTGTCTCAAATTACAAGAACCCCAAGATCCTCTCTTAGAAAACTGTTCATCACTTCAGGGAGAAGGGGTTATTCTACACTGATTTGTTCCTTATACCTCAGTACACACCAAAGTCACTTTTCTTATCACTGCGGATACATCTGTCTGCTTTGTTGCTCTAGACATAAACAAACTGAAACTGGAGTATGCAGTAACCTGTCTTCTGGGTGCCAACCCTCATGGCAGACTACAGGGATATTCTCTCCACTTCCACTTGTGTGGAATCTTCATGTGACTTCTCTTGAAATGAGAAACTACAAAGCACATCAAATAAAACTTGAAACATGAACTAGCCAGCTTGAGACAATTAACATGCTTCTGACTTAGTGATTCctatttcctttcagttccaCGTAAGAGGATTCAGCACTGGAAATACCTGAGAACTGTAAAGCATTGCAATGTACATAACAAACTGTACACAAACTACATTAGCTTTGTGTCAGAAATAAATTTGGGTAGAATCTCAAGCCTTCCACTGAATCATCTCTGCAAAGATGGCCCATCTTTTCAGCAAGAAGCAGCctagagaaagcaaaagaagacGTGCTGTATTAAATGAGGACAATGTGATAACAAAGGTATTAAACACAGCAATTATTACTTACCTTTCTTTGGCTAAGAGAACAGACATCCCCACCAGCTTAGCAAACTCATCAGCTGTGAGAGAACCCTTTTCAGATACCtgtcaaaaaacaaacacacaaataaacaaactatGGCATTAAAAGAACAACGAAGTTCCCTCAGCTACTGAATCAGGTCTAGCCTTGTGAAGTGATAAATTCATAGCAAATCCCTTGCAAAGACAATTAGTttgcttgcatttaaaaaaagtacaaataatTATGACTATTTCCCCTTAAAAATACCTCTTCTTTGTCCTGGGAAAATTGCCAAGTGTAAAAAAGGAATGTAGAAAATAGTTAAATCTGTAAAAAATCACACGGTACCCTTTCCTTCGCATTTTTTTAAACGATGCCTTGGGACAACAACATGAATAGAAAAATTAGAATAGCTCAGACAGCAGTATACTGTCACAATCAGTATTTACACAGCCCAACTATACTAAGTGATTCTGCAAACAGTGAAGCCtaaatgaggaaataaaagacCTGTTCAGGGCAGGTCATTGATTTAGATATTTAAGTAATCTCAGATGGAAATGGAGAATTTGAGTTTAATGGCATTTAAAACATTCCCCACTGCCTATAGAAAAATTCTGAAACCTTAGTATTGCACCCTATATTACGGCATGCTAGAGGAATCAGTAAAAGCCACCATCACATTCAGTTGACACAAAAGATGATAGGTTCAGTCTTGGGACTCAAAACTTTGGCCCCATTGTCTCAACCACGCTAGTTAATACATGCTAAAATGAAACTTTCTCACACAGGTTGGACAGGTGGATCCTTAAAATATTAGATATGAAGTCCAGACTTATTACTGCATTGAATTTCCCAGATAAACGTGTTTTATTACCCTACAAATTAATAATTCTAACATTTCTCCATTGCTTCAGATTCAAGCAAACTTGTAAATCCCGATGTAGTTGCCATTTCCTGCTTCCCACGTAACTGGGTAGGTCTACTCTGTGTCATTCTCAGCAGTAGTCTTTTTACAGAAACTCAGATTAAATTAGTCCTAACTTGAGATTTTATGAAGCTAAGTGATCAAATATGAGTAATGGAAGTCAGCTACACAATATAATATGCATATGGGTAATTAATCATCTTTCCTTCCCAAACCACTACTCTCATCAAGGGTGACTTTGGGTTCCTTTGACTTCCATGCCATTTCCTGTCTTCACCAGCCGTTCAAAACCACATCTCTCTCCTGTCTGAAACCCTGTGACTTCCTTTCACTTCTTCTCAGAAGTTTCATGTTACTGTACATTATACATTAAGTACAGGGTGCTTTTGGCCACAAGTCTGATCtcatcttccccttcccttaTGGGTTAGCTTTCCTCATTCAAAGCCTCTCCCTTATGTTTTTCTGTGGAGTCAAAGTCTcatattatgaaaataaaagaaaaaaaggcacttcAGTAATAAATCCAccatctgctgctttttgcagttGACCTCATTTGTTATCAGGAaaaggtttttcctttccttttgaagaGATAAGCACTCTTACTAAAGGCAACAAATTAATTAGAAaccaaaaataatcaaaaaaaccctaaagtgGACTaggtatttttctgtaaatataagaaaataaactgaaaggaTTAACATATATTGAAAGATTTAAGCATTTTAGTTTTGATAATTTAGGATGGAATCTTTTAGACAGCTATATATATTTCTCTTATCTAAAAATCTTTTTGATGAGAGAAAGCTATATGGTAAAAATCATGCAAAATGCACTGAAGAGTCTACCTCATGTATCAGGTGAGAAGGTGTCTGTCATAGCTCTACTTTTTCTTGACTGCCCAAGTCAAAGTCCTCTTTGACTCTGATGTTTAACTTTGGATATACTGAATCAGCCTTTACTCAActtcatgaaaaacaaaaaattaaatcccaCTGAAAAAGATACAGGAAAATGCATCAAATAATGGGATAGCAGGACTTTAAGGACTCCAGAAGTAGCAAGACCACAAAGGTTTACCATGCTGAGCAACtgatactaatttttttccGGATGAAGCCAGCTTAATTCTATATGCGCTACTCTCCAACTGAGCGCTCTTCACAGCAGCAAACTCAGCACAAGATGTTACACATACAATGTGCTATTTTatgaaataaacccaaaccaaacaactgcTTATATCAACATTTAAGAGCTACTTTCACTGCTTTCAAGCACATTGTGTACAGTGTCTGAAGTCCACTTCTGTTAAATTGCTTAATACATGCCATGAATTTCATCCTACAGTGCAAAAGATTTGGAGGAAGGTTGAAGGTTAATGAAGTTtgaaaagagatggaaaagtGATTTATTCCTTTAGAAGAAAGCAATGACTAAGATTATTGCCTCCACAGCACTTTGAAGGTGAAAAGTGCTATTTAAGTATTACTGTTAGAAAATTTGgaagtgaaatattttgtatttcaaaaccttaaaaagaaatcctgtaCCCCAAGTTTTTATATGTAATGGGTTTAAATTTCTCCAGCACAGTCAGAACATTGAAGGAAATGAAGTACACTTACTGTCTCTAAAGCAGAAGCTACCATTTCCTCTTCATTATGAGACTGGAGTTCAATCACCATCACACCACTGTCAAATATCCGAAGCCTAAAATCAAAAGAGAGTCGAAGTAACTAAAAAACCTGTGCACATCAGCTATGGTCACATTTCTAATGCATCCACATCTATAACCACtataaccagaaaaaaaaaaaaaaaaaagctccgTAAAATGAACTTCACATTAAAAGTATCTTCAAAACCTGAAGAGACTGAAAAGAGCAGGGCATATGTCTGGGCTTAGTTAAACACTTTTCTCAGTCTGAAAAAACTGTATTGCAAGTGAAAAGAATATTGTCTTCCTAGCAAAGTGAACCATGgttaaaaattcatattttaatgtAGAGTGGATGTTGGTGCATACAGCAGCATCCTTTAAGCAAAGGatgactttctttaaaaaacaaaaaaaatctactgcAGGTAAAACATTAAGTCATCCAAGCACCATGGTCTGACTTGCAAGTGCcatgttttataaatacatcTGTAAAGCTCTTACCTTAGTGGTAATTTCAATGACTCCAGCGTCTTACAAGCATTTACTAAATCTTCTGGTGACAGCAACtattaaaatagtaaaacatTTATTCACAGTTTGCATTTCAAGTATACAGCATAGCACCAAAATGAACAGTATTAATAATTACAGCTATAAAATACACCAGACTACATAATATTgttaattttattcctttctatTGTCCAGTCTATTTTTTTTGGCTTCTATGCTTCTTTCTGTTCCCTTCCTATGTGTTCTATAATAATCCTTCTTGCCCACAGAAAGAATTgatatattttgtaaaaaaaaccccattcacCATTCTTTAGTAttctctgtcttttcagttttctttccagatAAGGATGGATTTTCCCTTTTATATGGTATTATAAAAAGCAGCATACATTATGATAACTTACAGAGGATACATAAACTTTAcgcagaaaaaggagaaaggaaaaaggtaaaaaacTCTCATTTTAATAAAGGGCTGATCACTTCATGCTGTTGGACAGGTGGAGCAAGCAACTGGTAGGGAACACTTaccctttttctttaattacctTATCACTGAagtacattttataaaatatttaataaaaccaATTTCTCACCTCTAATCCTCGTGCACGATTTACGAGACAGTACACTTCTGTAAGTGACATGATCCCTCCTCGCTCCTGTGTTAAGCACAAGACTGGTAAGAGAAACAGCATTAATCTAGTAAACACAGTATCTCAACTTGCATTTGACTGAGTAAACAGGTAAGACAGAGGAGCTAAGTGATGGGCCTTAATGAAAAAAACTACCCAGGCAATACAGTATATTTCTAGCATGAGAGGCAAGTTGTTATATTACATCTTtctctaattattttaaaatgtgaagcaCTGATACTACATCCAAAGACTGTGaattactttgattttaaaGCAGAGCATAAATCACAGGAACAAGGAATTTCAATACATTAAATCTATCAATCAATTTaccatttttacttttcagacaCACCCAGTTTTCCATTCTGATCATAGTAGGTAGCACATAGCTTTcacaaaaatactgtaatatgTATGCTTTTTTGTAGACACATAGCCTTTTAAGTTGCAACATGAAATCTAACTTTCTGGTGAGAATCCTGAACTCTGTAATAGCTTcagataaattaaaatatgagATATTACTAAGGGGGAGTAATCCATGTAATAACTCTGTGCTATATTTGCAAAATATGTACTTTTTAAGCAGTTTAAAGACTGACTACTTATATTTTCAAAGTCAGTGTTGTTTcactctttctttaaaaaagtagtCTGCAGCAAGGGATGAATACAGGGCTGTTCAAATAGAAGAAAGACTGCTAGTATGATTTTCTAAATATCACTGATATTTCGCAAATTAGAAGTTGAGATGCCATTACTCCAAAGAAAAATTCTTACTCATATTTAAACTTTCTTATTCAGAAAGAGGATATATATTCCTTCCATAAACATTGAATATGAGGCTGTGCTGCTAAATCCGagactttaaaaagagacaCAGTATTACAGCCAAAACACATTTACATCAAAATTCAGCAACACACGGAAAATGCTGGTGCAAAATTAGGTACTTTACCTCTAATGGTGTCTGCAGTATTCCAGCTAGTTGCTTCGCCAGTTGCATGTGGTAATGTGTACCAGATCCATACGTTTCCCTAGTAACTGGATTAGCTATACCCATACTCAGTAGATAGGACTTGAACCTAATAGtctaaacaaacaaataaataaataaatttaaaagtaCATCAACTAGTGAATgattctggttttaaaaagtcttttattttattactctAAGACAGTTTTGGTGAATAAATCCATTCAGTTTACTACCAATAAAGTCAATTAGTAGCAAAGAGAAGGCAAGACttaatacaatttatttttgaCCAGCAGAGgtcaaaaataaagaaaattacacaaaggagtaaaatcttttcttttaagaaagggTCAAAAGAAAAGCTAACACTAAACAAGTAAGTCACTTTTACTTTATGTagaattaaaacacaaaaaaccccaatcatGAAGTGTTCTTTATTAACGTTACATGTATTAAATGGATAgctttttgctttgcatttctgttgactttaaaaacaaaattcatttACCTCATCCTCAGTGATGtcaccttgtttttctttaatcttaTTAGCTATTGACTTCGATAACTCCACCATTTCCTTAGCCTATCAAGAAAGACACATAGATAACTCAACTTTCAGCTCAAAGAGAAAAGCATGcttaaaactgagaaaacaagcATAAGTCTACTTGGATAACTGACACATGCCGTACCTTCTCCATTAGCTTGCTAAGATCCTCAAAagcctgaaatgaaaagcagacaCTGGAGATCAGTATAATTACAGCATTCAGCTTCATGGATACAATGAGCTGCTTTTGTCCACCTATCCAAGCTATCTGTAAGAGCTGCCTTCCCTTTGGATTAGTATGTTACAATGCGAGATACTATACAATGTGAGTATGTTACGGTATGAGATTATACCCAGGTCTTGAAATCAAAATCATACAATCCATAAACAACAAAGAATGAAGAGAAGAACCAAACAAGTACACACTTTTCTAGTATGTGAACACTAGTTCAGTATGATCTGTGAGGTCTATATGATAGGAAGGAACAATGAGATACTGAGGCCCAGGAAAGATTAAACTGTCCAAGTATATTATGCTCTCCTAAAAGGCGGGGGAAGATTTCTTGGTGGTGATGGTAGGTTTTCTTCCAACACTTAACCCACACTCAAGGAGATCTGTCGTTTCTAGCCAGCAGGAAGCCAGGTGTAAAGCTACAGAAGTACTCCTCCTGACAAGACAATTTTACTTTAATCAGTAGATGTTACTAAGTTAGTAAGAAACAGTAATTTCAAATGAGCAAGGAAGAGGGTATATGCTTTCACGTGTATGCTTAACTGAAGAGACAAACCCTCTGAAAATGTGCGGCAACACCTCTTCATTTAAGTATTGCATACATAGGAACAGTGATGCTACCACGATACACAAAAAGtggttaaaaaaatgaatgaaataagGTCCACGAGACAAATTATcaaatttaaatgaattaagATTAAAACTAGATAAAAAGCATCCTCTGAAAACTA contains these protein-coding regions:
- the VPS36 gene encoding vacuolar protein-sorting-associated protein 36 isoform X1, whose protein sequence is MDRFAWTSGLLELGETLVVQQRGVRLYDGEEKVKFDSGVLLLSTHRLIWRDQKNHECCIAIPLSQIVFIEEQAAGIGKSAKIVVHLHPAASNKEPGPFQSSKYSYIKLSFKEHGQIEFYRRLSEEITQRRWENMPTGQTIQVNKDPQAGRIRAVGIVGIERKLEEKRKETDKNISEAFEDLSKLMEKAKEMVELSKSIANKIKEKQGDITEDETIRFKSYLLSMGIANPVTRETYGSGTHYHMQLAKQLAGILQTPLEERGGIMSLTEVYCLVNRARGLELLSPEDLVNACKTLESLKLPLRLRIFDSGVMVIELQSHNEEEMVASALETVSEKGSLTADEFAKLVGMSVLLAKERLLLAEKMGHLCRDDSVEGLRFYPNLFLTQS
- the VPS36 gene encoding vacuolar protein-sorting-associated protein 36 isoform X2, which translates into the protein MDRFAWTSGLLELGETLVVQQRGVKFDSGVLLLSTHRLIWRDQKNHECCIAIPLSQIVFIEEQAAGIGKSAKIVVHLHPAASNKEPGPFQSSKYSYIKLSFKEHGQIEFYRRLSEEITQRRWENMPTGQTIQVNKDPQAGRIRAVGIVGIERKLEEKRKETDKNISEAFEDLSKLMEKAKEMVELSKSIANKIKEKQGDITEDETIRFKSYLLSMGIANPVTRETYGSGTHYHMQLAKQLAGILQTPLEERGGIMSLTEVYCLVNRARGLELLSPEDLVNACKTLESLKLPLRLRIFDSGVMVIELQSHNEEEMVASALETVSEKGSLTADEFAKLVGMSVLLAKERLLLAEKMGHLCRDDSVEGLRFYPNLFLTQS